The region TATGGTGTTATCCCTGATTGTAATCAACTCTTCAACATATGGTTTTAGATCCTCTTCGCTGAAATTGCAAGAATCATCATCACGAAGGATTTCCTCAAGGGATTTACCTTCAATAATCAATTCTTCGCAGTGGTTTTGAATAAAATCATCGATATCTTCTTCGAAAATGACTTTCTCAATGTTTTCCAGCATTTCTTTCTTGATAGTTAGATCGTTATCTATTTCTTGTAATCTTCGTTCGATAGATTGCTTTTCACCTGCAAGAGTAATTACTCTGCTAACCAGAAATCCGCCAATGATCGCAACAAGTGCGGCTGTCGCTGTGATAATCGTAGAAATCAGACCATTTAAATCCACTTTCCTTTTTCTCTCCTCCAGAGATTTATCGGCAATTTTCCTCATTATATCATGTCGTAAATATGACGAGGACGCTTGAAAGGCGGAGATATGTTCAATATAATAGTCCTTAATCACATAACCATCGAAAAAGTGCTTTTTCATGTGGATGATGTTTCGACTTTAAAAAAAGGCGGAACGTTGCCCATTTGAAACAGCACTTTTTTTGTTGTCTGGCAAAGAAGGGGAGAGGAATTTGTATCTGGATCAATTTCGCGAAGAATTGTTGCGGGAAGGAAAGAGTTGGCTCACGGTAGAAGCCTATTTAACCGATATCAAACAATTTCAGTCATGGCTTCAGGATACGCTGGGGTACGAGAGCGAATCCATTACGGAAACCGATGTGCGAGAGTACAGACAATACCTGAATATGCACAAGAAGCTCAAACCGACCAGCATCAATCGGAAACTGAAAAGCATCATGTCATACCAGCGTTTCCTGGTGAAAAAAGGCGTTTGCAAAGAGGAAATCAATCCGTCCAAGGTTTTGCTGAAACACACAACGGAGCTGGATCGAGAAATTAAAGTCGTGGAAAAAACGGATTTGTATCGGTTGAAAAGGACGATTGAGGCGGAAAATAACAAGCGTGACATTTGCGTATATTATTTGCTCTTTGGAACGGGAATCAGGTGTTCGGAGTTGGTGAATATTGAACTGGATGACATTGTTCTGACTGAACGTAACGGCAAGAACAATTACAGCTATATCCTCATTCGCAACGGCAAAGGGAATAAGTCGCGAAAAGTGAATCTGAATGCCGTAACGGTGAATGCAGTTAAGGAATACTTGAATGTGCGTCCTAACACGGATTCGAATAAATTGCTCATTGGACAGCGGGGGCCTCTTACACGATTGGCCATCAATAAGATTTTGGAGAAATATAGCAGGAAAGCCCAGTTATCGATAAAAATTAATCCGCATGCGGCTCGTCACACCTTTTGTTCCCAACTGATCAAAAGCGGCGTCGATCCCAAGACGGTTTGCCTTTTGACAGGGCACAGTTCGGTGGATCTGGTTTATCGATTCTACGTGAACTCCAGTGCGGAAGACAAGCAAAGAGCGGTTGACGGGTTGCAAATCTGATCCCATGAAACCATACAATCTTACTTTAATATAAAAAGTGCAAGTGCCATGAGTCGTTGCAGGCACAGAGCCGTTTCAAAAAAAAACGGATGCTGTTGTCTATGTGCGACGCATTGGCACTTTTTCTTTTCAGGCAATGGAGGCGAATCAATTGGCAAGAAGCTCAGACTGGACAGAAGCAAAGCTGAAACGATTTTTGGCGGAGGGTCGGGGGCAAGGTGAACGCGAAAGCTATCGTCCTTGGCTGACGGTAATGGATATTCCCAGTCGCGGCAGGGCAAGCCGAGTGTTTTCAAGAAAGTGCAACCGTGTGGTGCATCTGCTCACCGATACGCAACTTCGATACTTTTACCTGCTGGAATGGGATGAATCGATACTGGATATCAAGGAACAGTTTCCGCTTCTTGATGCAGAGACCATCGTGGATCAAATGGACGAGTCGCTCTTAAAGCGGCTCAAGGATCCCAAAACGGAAGTGCCTCATGTGATTACTACAACGTTCGTGATTACGGCAAAGGATCATGAAGGCAGAGAAATCCAGTATGCCCGTGCCATCAAAGATGCCGCCGAACTGGAGAAAAAGGCAGCTTTGGAGAGGTTGGAAATTCAGCGGCGGTTTTGGGAAGCCTGTCAGGTGGATTTTGCCGTTGTGACCCAGCACGAAATTCCATATCAGCGAAGCCGCAACATTGAATGGGTATTGTCTGCTTTGAACGTTCAGGATTACGGATTTTCGATATCGCAAATCCAGACATATGCCTCGATCCTACAGGAGCAACTGTTGTCCTCTGACCAAAGTCTCCGTGCCATCCTGGCTTCCTTTGAAAGGGAGATGAAAGAGGATGCGGGCACAGGGCTTTTGGTGTTCAGGTACTTGATCGCTTCCCGACTCATCCAGGTCAACATGGACGTAGACATTCAGCTGTCTGCGACACCCATGGACCTTGGGCTAAAGGTCAATATGCTCCAGGGAGGGGAGAGGAGATTTGGAGCTGTGCGTTAATACCGTGATCAACTATGTCGGCGAACAACCGCTTGAACGCATCCTTTGGATGGATGCGGAACAAAAAGCATGCTTTGTCATTGACATCAATGGCAACCAATTTCCCCAAAGCCGTTGGCTGGAGGAAATCCGATACGGAATCGAGCAAGGCTTGATTGGAATTGAAGAATCCGATCCGTGGGCCTGCATTGTGGATCCCGACATGCTGTCGGAAAAGGAAAAAGAGAAGTGGGAAACGGATTGGCAGATCGTCCAGGCGATTGCTTCCAAAAATTTTGAACCGCAAATCTTCGTTTCAACCGAACGGTCGAAGCTCGTTCGCCAGGCGGCGGAGAGGTTTGGGCTGTCGGAAAAGCAGATCGGGAGAATCCTCAAAAGGTATTGGAGCCGCGGCAAAACCAAGCTGGAGGTGTTGCCCGATTTCGCCAACCGTGGCGGCAAGGGAAAAGAACGGAGTCAGGCGGCAAGGAAGCGGGGCAGACCAAAACGGTTTGATTCCATCTATGCGGAAATGAACGTGGGCGAAGAGGTCAAAAAGATTTTTCGGATTGCCTTGGACAAGTATTACTATAAAGCCAATCGCCCCTCCCTCCGCTGGGCGTATGAGCAGATGCTGAAAGAATATTTTGCTGTGGATCGCAAGCTGGACAACGGAGTCGAGCTTCCCGTCATGGAAAGCGGTACGGCGATTCCTTCCTTTTCGCAATTCCGTTACTGGTTTCGCAAATGGCGGGATTTGAAAAAGGAAATCTCCCTGCGGGAAAGTGCGAAAAAGTTCCATCAGCGGTACCGACCTGTTTTGGGTTCCACCCAGCAAGACGTGTTTGGTCCTGGATCGGTTTATCAGATAGACGCTACAGTAGCAGACGTTTATCTCGTCAGTTCGTTTGACCGAAGAAGGATCATAGGGCGTCCTGTGCTGTACCTGGTGATGGATGGGTACAGCCGAATGATCGCAGGTCTATACGTTGGGCTGGAGGGCCCAAGCTGGCAAGGAGCGATGATGGCGTTGAAAAATGCGTGCGAATCGAAGGTGGATTGGTGCCGTCAATTTGGAATCGAGATCCGCGAAGAAGATTGACCATGCGTATATCTGCCCGAATCGATTCTGGCGGACAGAGGGGAACTGCTTTCCGACAAGGCGTTGTCCATCATCGAGCATTTGCAAATTGCAGTGAAAAACACTTCCCCGTATCGCCCCGACTGGAAAGCGGTGGTGGAAAAACATTTTGACCTCATTCAAACGCACGTAAAACCGTTTTTGCCTGGAGCGATTCAAGAGGACTTTCAGGAACGGGGAGCTAAAGATTATCGGCTGAACGCCGCTCTCACCATCCCAGAGTTCACGCAAATCCTCATCAAATGCGTGTTGTACTACAATAATCGACATTATTTGACAGGATACCAGCGGGATGCTGATCAGATTGCGGAAAATGTTCAGCCGATCCCCATTCAACTTTGGAACTTTGGCATCCAGCACCGTTCGGGAAGACTCCGCAAGGTGTCGGAAGATATTTTGCGTTTCAATCTGTTGCCGACGGAGGAGGCGACGGTGACGCCTGGCGGAATCCGTTTTCAAGGCATTTATTACAGTTGCCCTACAGCGTTGAAGGAGAAATGGTTTGTTCATGCCCGTACGCATGGCATATTTAAAGTCGCTGTTTCCTATGATCCGAGAAATGTCAGCCAAATCTATTTGCGATTGGGCAGAACCCAATATGATGTGTGCAATTTACTGGAGTCCCAGGCTCGGTATCGGAATCAAAGTCTGGAGGATGTGAACTATCTGCTTGCATGGGAGAAGCAGAATCAGGCGGAATCGCAAGACCTGGAATTGAAAGAGCGGATATCGCTTGCGGCGGAAATTGAAGCGATTGTCGAGGAAGCCAGGAGGAAAACCCGTGCTGAATCTCTTTCTCTGTCCAAAACCCAAAAACTGAGGGACATAAGGGAGAACAGGCGGCAAGAGAAAGAAGTGAACAGAAAACAGGAAAGTTTTTCGTTGGTGAGATCTTCGGCAAGTGAACGTTCGGAACGGCGGGATGAGGAAGTTCAGGAAGAACGAAGCTATTTGAGAATCTTGAAACAA is a window of Microaerobacter geothermalis DNA encoding:
- a CDS encoding tyrosine-type recombinase/integrase; its protein translation is MLSGKEGERNLYLDQFREELLREGKSWLTVEAYLTDIKQFQSWLQDTLGYESESITETDVREYRQYLNMHKKLKPTSINRKLKSIMSYQRFLVKKGVCKEEINPSKVLLKHTTELDREIKVVEKTDLYRLKRTIEAENNKRDICVYYLLFGTGIRCSELVNIELDDIVLTERNGKNNYSYILIRNGKGNKSRKVNLNAVTVNAVKEYLNVRPNTDSNKLLIGQRGPLTRLAINKILEKYSRKAQLSIKINPHAARHTFCSQLIKSGVDPKTVCLLTGHSSVDLVYRFYVNSSAEDKQRAVDGLQI
- a CDS encoding TnsA endonuclease C-terminal domain-containing protein — protein: MARSSDWTEAKLKRFLAEGRGQGERESYRPWLTVMDIPSRGRASRVFSRKCNRVVHLLTDTQLRYFYLLEWDESILDIKEQFPLLDAETIVDQMDESLLKRLKDPKTEVPHVITTTFVITAKDHEGREIQYARAIKDAAELEKKAALERLEIQRRFWEACQVDFAVVTQHEIPYQRSRNIEWVLSALNVQDYGFSISQIQTYASILQEQLLSSDQSLRAILASFEREMKEDAGTGLLVFRYLIASRLIQVNMDVDIQLSATPMDLGLKVNMLQGGERRFGAVR
- a CDS encoding Mu transposase C-terminal domain-containing protein is translated as MSIIEHLQIAVKNTSPYRPDWKAVVEKHFDLIQTHVKPFLPGAIQEDFQERGAKDYRLNAALTIPEFTQILIKCVLYYNNRHYLTGYQRDADQIAENVQPIPIQLWNFGIQHRSGRLRKVSEDILRFNLLPTEEATVTPGGIRFQGIYYSCPTALKEKWFVHARTHGIFKVAVSYDPRNVSQIYLRLGRTQYDVCNLLESQARYRNQSLEDVNYLLAWEKQNQAESQDLELKERISLAAEIEAIVEEARRKTRAESLSLSKTQKLRDIRENRRQEKEVNRKQESFSLVRSSASERSERRDEEVQEERSYLRILKQKQEDVFYGDR